In Bacteroidota bacterium, a single genomic region encodes these proteins:
- a CDS encoding T9SS type A sorting domain-containing protein, which translates to MSIKLQDVRQIILIVLSCLFTNSYAQFTLKQYGFSVDSNVVYSTDTNYLGYPETCYLHLYKPKADANTKRPILIYVHGGSWLGGSPNDYYPAQICKEFVQRGYVVASIQYRMGMHTNPAIIPGINCPLISGAAQCAYVSDTSEVLRAAFRAMQDTKSAIRFMKARSILDSSCADAVFLAGESAGAITALGAAFMDQASERFNDCGPLPNAPATNANLSFCQSLLNHLPQGQLPNYTRPDLGSIEGNKNLNGYTSRVRAVAAFYGAFFTEALSKNWLNGVDTPAVYLFHQGNDLVVGCGAARPIMAINQCIPFVNLGFNDCVGYSNVPWAYGSCAISSYFQALNFTSYKFDFVNNWTGNALVDCANTAQAGQGHNIDNIALRCDSVAKMFSPLALNSIQNCMFNSTLEHKQNNLLFYPNPTKENLTILLEDNSTIQKLTVRNSLGQVQHSVLFATPILHLNGLSKGAYLLEVQTKNNCYIKKFMVF; encoded by the coding sequence ATGTCCATCAAATTACAAGATGTGAGACAAATCATTTTAATAGTGCTGAGTTGCTTATTTACCAATAGCTATGCACAATTTACGCTGAAACAATATGGCTTTAGTGTGGATAGTAATGTGGTGTACTCCACAGATACCAATTACTTGGGATATCCTGAAACCTGCTATTTACACCTCTATAAACCAAAGGCAGATGCGAATACCAAAAGGCCAATTTTAATATATGTGCATGGTGGTTCCTGGCTCGGTGGCTCTCCCAACGATTATTATCCCGCTCAAATTTGCAAAGAGTTTGTACAACGCGGATATGTTGTGGCCAGCATTCAATACCGAATGGGCATGCATACCAATCCTGCTATCATTCCCGGAATAAATTGTCCGCTTATTAGCGGTGCTGCACAGTGTGCCTATGTTTCGGATACCTCCGAAGTACTTCGCGCTGCATTTAGAGCCATGCAGGATACTAAATCGGCCATTCGATTTATGAAGGCCCGAAGCATCCTCGATTCGAGCTGTGCAGATGCGGTATTTTTGGCCGGAGAAAGTGCCGGAGCAATTACTGCACTGGGTGCCGCATTTATGGACCAAGCATCGGAACGCTTTAATGACTGCGGACCATTGCCAAATGCCCCTGCTACCAATGCCAACCTGAGTTTTTGTCAAAGTTTATTAAATCATTTACCGCAAGGACAATTGCCCAATTACACTCGACCCGATTTAGGAAGCATTGAAGGGAATAAAAATTTAAATGGGTATACTTCGCGGGTAAGGGCTGTGGCAGCATTTTACGGAGCCTTTTTCACAGAAGCACTTTCAAAAAACTGGTTGAATGGGGTGGATACTCCGGCAGTATATCTGTTTCATCAAGGCAATGATTTGGTGGTTGGCTGCGGAGCGGCACGCCCTATCATGGCTATTAATCAGTGTATACCCTTTGTAAATTTAGGATTTAACGATTGTGTGGGGTATAGCAATGTTCCTTGGGCCTATGGCTCCTGTGCCATCTCAAGCTATTTCCAAGCGCTGAATTTTACTTCTTACAAATTTGATTTTGTGAACAATTGGACCGGTAATGCCTTAGTAGATTGCGCCAATACCGCTCAAGCCGGACAAGGTCACAATATCGACAACATAGCTTTACGTTGTGACTCGGTGGCAAAAATGTTTTCACCGCTTGCACTAAACTCCATTCAAAATTGTATGTTTAATTCGACGCTTGAACACAAGCAAAACAACTTGCTTTTTTATCCCAATCCAACTAAGGAAAACCTCACTATTTTACTTGAAGATAATTCTACCATTCAAAAATTAACGGTTCGAAATAGTTTAGGTCAGGTGCAACATTCGGTGCTTTTTGCTACCCCTATTTTACATCTTAACGGACTTTCGAAAGGGGCGTATTTGCTAGAAGTGCAAACAAAAAACAACTGCTATATCAAGAAATTTATGGTGTTTTAG
- a CDS encoding gliding motility lipoprotein GldH, whose product MFHLIRSLVKNYLVLLLLVMLLASCDSKRIYEQNIEIPNGVWNTKNKARFEVQIADTLTPHNFYINVRNAGGYPYSNIYLFLETEFPDKVYARDTIECILADNSGRWLGSGSGDIWDNQILFKKGVRFRKAGKYVFTMEQAMRVQNLPMIMDVGMRIEKQ is encoded by the coding sequence ATGTTTCACCTTATCCGCTCTCTTGTTAAAAATTATTTAGTGCTGCTGCTCTTGGTCATGTTACTGGCAAGTTGTGATTCCAAACGTATTTATGAACAAAATATTGAAATTCCCAATGGGGTGTGGAACACAAAAAACAAAGCACGTTTTGAAGTGCAGATTGCAGATACCCTAACGCCTCATAACTTCTACATCAATGTGCGAAATGCCGGAGGATATCCTTACAGCAATATTTATTTGTTTTTAGAAACCGAATTTCCCGATAAGGTATATGCCCGCGATACCATCGAATGCATTCTTGCCGATAATTCGGGACGTTGGTTAGGTAGTGGAAGTGGCGACATTTGGGACAATCAAATATTATTTAAAAAAGGAGTTCGGTTTCGCAAAGCGGGTAAATATGTATTTACCATGGAACAAGCTATGCGGGTGCAAAATTTGCCCATGATTATGGATGTGGGCATGCGCATCGAAAAGCAATAA
- a CDS encoding ABC transporter permease produces the protein MNFYVAALLLGLCLVTLGYGIFISMRIFAIPDITTDGSYTLGAAITALFITNHISLALTLPAVLVAGALAGACTGFIHTRLKVNSLLSGILVMTALYSVNLMIMGRSNIPLMDVDTLFTLVAIPEQEQLSQLVILLIFVILFTVLLIWLLKTDFGIAMRATGNNETMVRAQGVNSERMKIIGLAISNALVALSGFLVAQLQGFADINMGIGIVILGLGAVMIGDTFMNWLGKNSIAWRIIGVIAGTILFRLILAGSLSLGLNPNLLKLITALFVLAVVALPGLKKQNQ, from the coding sequence ATGAACTTTTATGTTGCCGCATTATTATTGGGACTCTGCCTGGTAACACTTGGCTATGGCATATTTATATCGATGCGCATTTTTGCGATTCCGGATATTACTACTGATGGTTCCTACACATTAGGTGCTGCTATTACAGCACTTTTTATTACAAATCACATTTCACTTGCACTAACCTTACCTGCAGTTTTAGTGGCAGGAGCTTTGGCCGGAGCCTGCACAGGATTTATACATACGCGTTTAAAAGTAAATTCGCTCTTATCCGGAATTTTAGTGATGACCGCTTTGTATTCAGTTAACCTTATGATTATGGGCAGATCCAACATTCCCTTGATGGATGTGGATACGCTATTTACGCTAGTTGCCATTCCAGAACAAGAGCAACTTTCGCAGCTTGTTATTCTTTTGATTTTTGTAATCCTTTTTACGGTGTTATTAATCTGGCTTCTGAAAACCGATTTTGGAATTGCCATGCGCGCTACTGGCAATAATGAAACAATGGTGCGCGCGCAAGGTGTGAACTCCGAACGAATGAAAATTATTGGTTTGGCAATTTCTAATGCTTTGGTTGCCCTTAGCGGATTTTTGGTGGCGCAATTGCAGGGATTTGCGGATATTAACATGGGCATAGGAATCGTAATTCTGGGCTTAGGTGCGGTTATGATTGGTGATACCTTCATGAATTGGCTGGGCAAAAACTCCATTGCCTGGCGTATTATTGGTGTAATTGCCGGAACTATTTTGTTTCGGCTTATACTTGCCGGAAGTCTATCGCTAGGGCTAAATCCTAACTTATTAAAATTAATTACGGCGCTTTTTGTATTGGCTGTAGTTGCCTTGCCGGGACTTAAAAAGCAAAATCAATAA
- a CDS encoding T9SS type A sorting domain-containing protein, whose product MKKIVLLCCFSLCILAAEAQIFIFPIVKNSACGNSGGSIELFVGGGTSPYTYSWTNGATTAINSNLSAGVYKVFISDAIGDTASLPIGVFNDPFIDPSFGFLDFDPNTNFYYSCRSVCNGGYRAVESLLNGTAPYTFTAATGTQQVLPNGNGIAFLGHCTGDTIVVTISDANGCQGLFSQPLYGPQRPEMRVLSVQGACNNGVYGSAVFRIPNETGGFSGNLSYEVFSPSTGFTQLQPTALSGVYEAGGLPAGHYYLDRYYSSAYINCEDDTLEFDIPDLGDNCATVKGMVFEDGNTDCIPDVMERGIANQVLKVMPGSNYVVSDASGAYSLTLPFGSYTIEWMNPPATQTCPASAVNPFSLTYINATETVNFAHAPTTDNDAAVYVQAGTGAFTPGSNFSVEVEYSNLGSAPSANAKLYYNFSSSVSFQNASITPDSIGAAVLMWNLGAINPTTATNAIEINFTLSPSATVGAYWQSFAILSNVGSDINMANNTATLNLTVGAPLFDDTKKFAADAWGNVGSTLLVDIDNTIYYTINFKNTTADTAYYLTIVDTLSPNVDISTFHFLASSASCITSIDSTRVLKFYFPSLALPSSSVNELGSRGYVKYSLDVPTSLAGQQAHVLNSASLYFDNYSPLETNMTDVSVDISVGIKEHVTNSAVKLFPNPAKNNLHVRLATGTDALGSVRIYSVDGREVMRQAINENEINLDIHGLTSGTYLFNYQAKSGVQHNLLFVKE is encoded by the coding sequence ATGAAAAAAATTGTCTTACTCTGTTGTTTCAGTTTGTGCATTTTAGCTGCTGAAGCGCAAATTTTTATTTTTCCAATCGTGAAAAATTCTGCCTGCGGAAATTCCGGCGGAAGCATTGAATTATTTGTTGGCGGAGGTACTTCACCCTATACCTATTCATGGACAAATGGTGCCACAACGGCAATTAATTCGAATTTGAGTGCAGGGGTGTATAAGGTTTTTATAAGCGATGCCATTGGCGATACGGCTTCTTTACCCATTGGCGTATTTAACGATCCTTTTATTGATCCTTCTTTTGGTTTTTTAGATTTTGATCCGAATACAAATTTTTATTATTCCTGCCGCAGTGTGTGCAATGGCGGGTATCGTGCGGTTGAAAGTTTATTGAATGGAACAGCTCCCTATACCTTCACCGCTGCAACGGGCACACAGCAAGTGTTGCCCAATGGAAACGGAATTGCTTTTTTAGGACATTGCACCGGCGATACCATTGTGGTTACTATTTCTGATGCCAATGGTTGTCAAGGATTATTTTCGCAACCGCTGTATGGTCCGCAGCGCCCCGAAATGCGTGTGCTTAGTGTGCAAGGTGCCTGCAACAATGGTGTGTATGGCTCAGCCGTATTTCGCATTCCAAACGAAACAGGCGGATTTAGCGGCAATTTGAGTTATGAAGTATTTTCACCTAGTACCGGATTCACGCAATTGCAGCCCACTGCATTAAGTGGCGTGTATGAAGCAGGTGGTTTACCTGCCGGACATTATTACCTCGACCGCTATTATTCTTCTGCTTATATTAATTGTGAAGACGACACACTCGAATTCGACATCCCCGATTTGGGCGACAATTGTGCTACTGTGAAAGGGATGGTGTTTGAAGATGGCAATACTGATTGTATTCCGGATGTTATGGAACGCGGTATCGCCAACCAGGTTTTAAAAGTAATGCCGGGTTCCAATTATGTGGTGAGTGATGCTAGCGGTGCGTATTCCTTAACCCTACCATTTGGAAGTTATACTATTGAATGGATGAATCCACCGGCAACTCAAACTTGTCCTGCGAGTGCGGTAAACCCATTTTCGTTGACATATATAAACGCAACCGAAACTGTAAATTTTGCGCATGCACCAACTACCGATAACGATGCGGCAGTGTATGTGCAAGCCGGCACCGGTGCTTTTACCCCTGGATCAAATTTTTCGGTAGAAGTTGAGTATAGCAATTTAGGTTCGGCTCCATCGGCAAATGCCAAACTCTATTATAACTTTAGTTCGTCTGTTTCATTTCAAAATGCGAGTATAACTCCCGACTCCATTGGTGCAGCTGTGCTGATGTGGAATTTGGGAGCCATTAATCCGACTACTGCTACCAATGCTATTGAAATTAATTTTACCCTCTCTCCGAGCGCAACTGTTGGAGCTTATTGGCAAAGTTTTGCAATTCTATCAAATGTCGGTTCGGATATTAATATGGCAAATAACACAGCTACTTTAAATCTTACGGTGGGTGCTCCCTTGTTCGACGATACTAAAAAATTCGCAGCCGATGCTTGGGGAAATGTAGGAAGTACTCTGCTAGTGGATATAGACAATACAATTTATTACACTATAAATTTTAAAAACACCACAGCAGATACTGCTTATTATTTAACTATTGTAGATACCTTGTCGCCCAATGTGGATATTTCTACCTTTCATTTCCTAGCATCTTCTGCCAGCTGTATCACCAGCATTGACAGCACTAGGGTGCTAAAATTTTATTTCCCATCCCTCGCGCTTCCAAGTAGTTCAGTGAATGAGTTGGGTAGTCGCGGATATGTGAAATACAGTTTGGATGTACCTACTTCTTTGGCCGGGCAGCAAGCGCATGTTTTAAACAGTGCTTCCTTGTATTTTGATAATTATTCGCCACTCGAAACAAATATGACGGATGTCTCAGTTGATATTTCTGTGGGTATAAAGGAACATGTCACTAATAGTGCAGTTAAGTTATTTCCTAATCCTGCTAAGAATAACTTACATGTGCGCTTAGCAACCGGAACTGATGCACTTGGTAGTGTACGTATTTATAGTGTGGATGGACGAGAAGTGATGCGGCAAGCCATAAATGAAAATGAAATTAATTTGGATATTCATGGCTTGACTTCTGGAACTTACCTCTTTAACTACCAAGCTAAAAGCGGCGTGCAACACAATTTATTGTTTGTAAAGGAATAA
- a CDS encoding DNA polymerase III subunit delta, producing the protein MLFKDIIGQQEVKERLVSTANDGRISHAQLFLGPEGCGGLAMALAYAQYILCVNKVEGDACGVCPSCVKNNKMAHPDVHYVFPVATTKTVTSKALSHDFITEFRSEVIANPFLNLFDFLQVLGVENKQGNISVDESAEILKKLSLKSYEADYKVMIIWMPEKMNGPAANKLLKILEEPPEKTLFILVAESQDALLRTVLSRTQLVKLKKINDADLTRHLMEKHGLSESMAKQTAHLADGNYNEALKLIHADESDSFYIETFRTWMLLCYGRKLNDTIKWVDTMVPLGREVQKKFLSYSLRIIRESLLTNLGSTSLVKLTAEEQKFVSNFSKFTHPQNTAQLFEELNKAYAEIERNAAPKILFLDLSFRLYGLVRAVA; encoded by the coding sequence ATGCTTTTTAAGGATATAATAGGACAACAAGAAGTAAAGGAGCGTTTGGTATCGACCGCTAACGATGGGCGTATTAGTCATGCGCAATTATTTTTAGGTCCCGAAGGTTGTGGCGGATTGGCCATGGCGCTTGCTTATGCACAATATATTTTGTGTGTAAATAAAGTTGAGGGGGATGCTTGTGGCGTTTGTCCGAGTTGTGTTAAAAACAATAAAATGGCGCATCCCGATGTGCATTATGTGTTTCCAGTAGCAACCACTAAAACCGTTACCTCCAAAGCACTCAGCCATGATTTTATTACCGAGTTTCGCTCCGAGGTAATTGCGAATCCTTTCCTGAATTTATTCGATTTTTTGCAGGTACTAGGAGTCGAGAATAAGCAGGGTAATATTAGTGTAGATGAAAGTGCGGAGATTTTAAAAAAGTTAAGTTTAAAGTCCTACGAAGCCGATTACAAGGTGATGATTATTTGGATGCCTGAAAAAATGAATGGTCCGGCTGCAAATAAGCTCTTGAAAATTTTGGAAGAACCGCCTGAAAAAACACTTTTTATTTTAGTTGCCGAAAGTCAGGATGCCTTGTTGCGCACCGTTTTGTCGCGCACCCAGTTGGTGAAGTTGAAAAAAATTAACGATGCCGATTTAACCCGGCACTTAATGGAGAAGCATGGCTTGAGCGAAAGCATGGCCAAGCAAACAGCGCACTTGGCAGATGGCAATTACAACGAGGCACTAAAATTAATTCACGCCGACGAAAGCGATAGTTTTTACATCGAAACCTTTCGCACCTGGATGTTATTGTGTTATGGCCGTAAATTAAACGATACCATTAAGTGGGTGGATACAATGGTTCCACTAGGGCGGGAAGTACAAAAAAAGTTCTTAAGCTATTCCTTGCGCATCATCCGCGAAAGTTTGCTCACTAATTTAGGAAGTACTTCCTTGGTAAAATTAACAGCCGAAGAGCAAAAATTTGTTTCCAATTTTTCGAAGTTTACCCATCCGCAAAATACTGCTCAACTGTTTGAGGAATTAAATAAGGCTTACGCCGAAATAGAGCGCAACGCAGCGCCCAAAATTTTGTTTTTGGATTTGTCGTTTCGTTTGTATGGATTGGTAAGGGCGGTGGCTTGA
- a CDS encoding ABC transporter substrate-binding protein produces the protein MKKSKLWFFLLVSYLTVFLSCNSEHAKNKVITIGFLDAFQDETLAQAKQGFFDALNENGFSEEKKNIKIIYRNAQGDIPTLTQACDYFVSEQVDLIATNTTISTITAVQKTKNIPICMMVAPSPELAGLLDKQGKAPKNLFGVYETLNYIDTSVAIIKLLFQQTHKLGLIYNQAEPQSVSAYEHILQECKRNGIALEAQAVSNSSETQLVVQSLIAKGIDAFFAMPDNTVFASFETIAKTCAEAKIPVFTSEAGLVARGAIAAFGADMYQWGHQAGVQATMFLKNKSAALPLPELVTLRKRMLNKKVAESFFIKADSSFTQN, from the coding sequence ATGAAAAAAAGCAAACTTTGGTTCTTTCTTCTTGTAAGCTACCTTACTGTTTTTCTGAGTTGCAATTCGGAGCACGCTAAAAACAAGGTAATTACAATTGGTTTTTTAGACGCATTTCAGGATGAAACACTTGCACAAGCTAAACAAGGATTTTTTGATGCCTTAAACGAAAACGGTTTTAGCGAGGAAAAAAAGAACATTAAAATTATTTACCGAAACGCTCAAGGCGATATTCCAACACTCACCCAAGCTTGCGATTACTTTGTTTCTGAACAGGTGGATTTAATTGCTACCAATACTACCATTAGCACCATCACCGCAGTGCAAAAAACCAAAAATATTCCCATTTGTATGATGGTGGCCCCTAGTCCCGAATTAGCAGGACTTTTAGACAAGCAAGGCAAGGCTCCAAAAAATCTTTTTGGCGTGTATGAAACGTTAAATTACATCGACACTTCCGTTGCGATAATTAAATTACTTTTTCAGCAAACACATAAACTCGGTTTAATATACAACCAGGCCGAACCCCAATCAGTATCCGCCTACGAGCATATTTTACAAGAGTGCAAACGCAACGGAATAGCACTGGAAGCGCAAGCTGTGAGTAATTCTTCCGAAACCCAATTAGTAGTGCAATCGCTTATAGCTAAAGGAATAGATGCATTTTTTGCCATGCCCGATAATACCGTTTTTGCTTCCTTCGAAACAATTGCAAAGACCTGTGCAGAGGCAAAAATTCCGGTTTTTACCAGTGAGGCGGGATTGGTAGCAAGAGGTGCAATTGCTGCGTTTGGAGCGGATATGTATCAATGGGGCCATCAAGCAGGGGTGCAAGCAACAATGTTTTTAAAAAACAAATCCGCCGCTCTGCCGCTTCCCGAACTCGTGACACTGCGCAAACGAATGCTGAATAAAAAAGTTGCTGAAAGCTTTTTCATTAAAGCAGATAGCTCATTCACACAAAATTAA
- a CDS encoding transglycosylase domain-containing protein yields MAKKTDTGKYVKYLWIAALMPLVAVAVFFIYLSVFADLPSLEELENPKSNLASEIISSDQKVMGKYYIENRTNVSFENLSPNLVNSLLASEDIRFYKHSGVDLKALARSISGVITMKEGTGGGSTLTQQLAKMLFPREKRSLIATIFRKFKEWIIAVRLERNYTKDEIIAMYLNKFDFINNAVGIKSATRIYFNTTPDSLKLEQAALLVGMVQNPTLFNPLRKPKNALERRNQVLYKMYKNDFLTRTQYDSLKVLKLKINYHPEDQNQGMATYFREFLRDYMKDWCKANKKPDGSSYNLYKDGLKIYTTINSRMQEYAEQSVNDWLGKDLQEKFFKHWKGVKNAPFYRMNQKDIDHLMLTSMRRSERYRVMQKEGISEDSILLAFKKPIEMTVFSYKGEFDTVMSPMDSMRYYKYFLQSGFMSMDPHTGYIKAWVGGINYSHFKYDHVKMGKRQVGSTFKPFVYALAMQEGWSPCYQVPNIPVTFDLPEGGTWSPKNSDGKYGGMMTLTKGLATSTNSITAYVMKQFGPQAVVDLAHKMGIQSHLDAVPSLCLGTCDISLYEMVGANATFANQGEWIEPMFITRIEDKNGNVLQEFIPKHVEALSQETAYLTLNLMKGVCDFGTGTRLRFRYGLRNPIAGKTGTTQNNSDGWFMGITPDLVSGVWVGAEDRSVHFRSTDLGQGASMALPIFGLYMQKVYADKTLKISQGDFEKPKGVELKVETDCSKYNEKDDEEETIEFGDEFK; encoded by the coding sequence ATGGCAAAAAAAACGGATACAGGAAAATACGTAAAGTACTTATGGATAGCGGCATTGATGCCATTGGTAGCGGTTGCAGTATTTTTTATTTACCTGAGCGTGTTTGCCGATTTACCATCGCTGGAGGAATTGGAAAATCCAAAAAGTAATTTGGCTTCTGAAATCATTTCTTCCGATCAAAAAGTGATGGGTAAATACTATATCGAAAACCGTACCAATGTGAGTTTTGAGAATTTATCGCCCAACTTGGTAAATTCATTATTGGCTTCCGAAGACATTCGTTTTTACAAGCATTCCGGGGTGGATTTAAAGGCATTGGCGCGTTCCATTTCAGGAGTTATTACCATGAAAGAAGGAACAGGAGGGGGAAGTACTCTCACACAGCAATTGGCCAAAATGCTTTTTCCGCGCGAGAAAAGAAGTTTGATTGCAACTATTTTCAGAAAGTTTAAGGAGTGGATTATTGCGGTGCGCTTAGAACGCAACTATACCAAAGATGAAATTATTGCGATGTACCTCAACAAATTTGATTTCATCAATAATGCGGTTGGAATAAAATCTGCCACGCGCATCTATTTCAACACCACACCCGACTCACTAAAATTGGAGCAAGCGGCTTTACTGGTAGGAATGGTGCAAAATCCAACCTTGTTTAATCCCCTTCGAAAGCCGAAGAATGCATTGGAACGACGCAATCAAGTGTTGTATAAAATGTATAAGAATGATTTCTTGACGCGCACACAATATGATTCTTTAAAAGTTCTAAAACTCAAAATCAATTACCATCCGGAGGATCAAAACCAAGGAATGGCTACCTATTTTCGCGAGTTTTTGCGTGATTACATGAAGGATTGGTGCAAAGCCAATAAGAAGCCGGATGGCAGCAGTTATAACTTATACAAAGACGGTCTAAAAATTTACACCACCATTAATTCGCGCATGCAGGAATATGCAGAGCAAAGTGTGAACGATTGGTTGGGTAAGGATTTGCAGGAGAAATTTTTTAAGCACTGGAAAGGGGTAAAGAATGCGCCCTTTTACCGCATGAATCAAAAAGATATTGATCATTTGATGCTTACTTCGATGCGTCGATCAGAACGCTATCGCGTGATGCAGAAAGAAGGCATCAGCGAAGATTCTATTTTGCTTGCGTTTAAAAAGCCGATTGAAATGACTGTTTTTTCATACAAGGGAGAGTTTGATACGGTGATGAGTCCAATGGATTCGATGCGTTATTACAAATACTTTTTGCAATCCGGTTTTATGAGTATGGACCCACATACGGGATACATAAAGGCTTGGGTGGGAGGAATCAATTATTCACACTTTAAATACGACCATGTGAAAATGGGTAAACGTCAGGTAGGTTCCACGTTTAAACCGTTTGTGTATGCTTTGGCCATGCAAGAAGGGTGGAGTCCTTGCTATCAAGTGCCCAATATCCCGGTAACCTTCGATCTGCCGGAAGGCGGAACCTGGAGCCCCAAAAACTCCGATGGAAAATATGGAGGAATGATGACGCTTACCAAAGGATTAGCGACTTCCACCAACAGTATAACAGCTTATGTGATGAAACAATTTGGTCCTCAAGCAGTCGTAGATTTAGCGCATAAAATGGGCATACAAAGTCACCTCGATGCAGTGCCCTCCCTTTGTTTGGGAACCTGTGATATTTCCTTGTATGAAATGGTGGGTGCCAATGCCACTTTCGCAAATCAAGGTGAGTGGATAGAGCCCATGTTTATTACCCGCATTGAAGATAAAAACGGGAATGTGTTGCAAGAATTTATTCCTAAACATGTAGAAGCATTGAGTCAGGAAACCGCTTACCTTACTTTAAATTTAATGAAAGGGGTGTGTGATTTTGGAACCGGTACACGTTTGCGTTTCCGCTATGGCTTGCGCAATCCTATTGCAGGAAAAACAGGCACCACGCAAAATAATTCCGATGGTTGGTTTATGGGTATTACACCCGATTTAGTTAGTGGCGTATGGGTGGGAGCCGAAGACCGCAGTGTGCATTTTCGCAGTACCGATTTAGGTCAGGGAGCATCCATGGCATTGCCTATTTTTGGCTTATACATGCAAAAGGTATATGCTGATAAAACACTTAAAATTTCGCAAGGCGATTTCGAAAAGCCGAAAGGAGTGGAATTAAAAGTGGAAACCGATTGTTCCAAATACAATGAAAAGGACGATGAGGAGGAAACGATTGAGTTTGGGGATGAGTTTAAATAG
- a CDS encoding DUF1987 domain-containing protein, protein MKQINLVQTEDTPKVVFDAQNGVFEISGRSMPEDTAKFYLPLIEWLMEYSKAPLEISHFSFHFEFMSTSTTKQMMKIFFAIEQISKNKKVEVIWNYDKGDINMKRSGELLQKLVTFKVEYKAV, encoded by the coding sequence ATGAAACAAATTAATCTGGTTCAAACAGAAGATACGCCCAAAGTTGTATTTGATGCACAAAATGGAGTATTTGAAATCTCTGGACGTTCCATGCCTGAAGATACCGCAAAATTTTACCTGCCGCTTATTGAATGGTTGATGGAATATAGCAAAGCTCCCTTAGAAATAAGTCATTTTAGTTTTCATTTCGAATTTATGAGCACCTCTACCACCAAGCAAATGATGAAAATATTTTTTGCGATTGAACAAATATCAAAAAACAAAAAAGTGGAGGTCATTTGGAACTACGATAAAGGAGATATTAATATGAAACGAAGCGGGGAACTGTTGCAAAAACTAGTGACTTTTAAAGTCGAATACAAAGCCGTTTAA